A genome region from Maylandia zebra isolate NMK-2024a linkage group LG6, Mzebra_GT3a, whole genome shotgun sequence includes the following:
- the trappc5 gene encoding trafficking protein particle complex subunit 5, translated as MEARFTRGRSAILERPLSRPKTEVSVSAFTLLFSEVVQYCQSRVYSVSELQARLAELGQRVGGSLLDVLVLREKNGKRETKVLNILLFIKVSVWRALFGKEADKLEQANDDDKTYYIIEKEPLVNTYISVPKENSTLNCAAFTGGIIEAILTHSGFPAKVTVHWHKGTTLMIKFDEAVIARDKVLEGR; from the exons ATGGAGGCTCGCTTCACCAGAGGCAGGTCAGCTATTCTCGAGAGGCCTTTGAGCCGGCCGAAAACCGAGGTGAGCGTGAGCGCCTTCACCCTGCTCTTCTCAGAGGTGGTGCAGTACTGCCAGAGCCGTGTGTACTCGGTGTCCGAGCTGCAGGCTCGCCTAGCGGAGCTGGGGCAGCGAGTGGGAGGCAGCCTACTGGACGTGCTAGTGCTGAGGGAGAAAAACGGCAAGAGGGAGACCAAAGTGCTAAACATACTGCTGTTCATCAAg GTATCTGTGTGGAGAGCACTCTTTGGTAAGGAAGCAGACAAGCTTGAGCAAGCCAACGACGATGACAAGACTTACTACATCATAGAGAAGGAGCCCCTCGTCAACACCTACATCTCTGTTCCCAAGGAGAACAGCACCTTAAACTGCGCGGCCTTCACGGGAGGGATCATAGAGGCCATTCTCACCCACAGCGGCTTCCCCGCCAAGGTCACCGTCCACTGGCACAAGGGCACCACGCTCATGATAAAGTTCGATGAGGCTGTCATCGCTAGAGACAAAGTACTGGAAGGAAGATAG